From a region of the Mercurialis annua linkage group LG1-X, ddMerAnnu1.2, whole genome shotgun sequence genome:
- the LOC126682096 gene encoding trifunctional UDP-glucose 4,6-dehydratase/UDP-4-keto-6-deoxy-D-glucose 3,5-epimerase/UDP-4-keto-L-rhamnose-reductase RHM2-like, with the protein MSSDPYEPKKILITGAAGFIASHVSNRLIKNYPNYKIVALDKLDYCSSLKNLIPSRSSPNFKFVKGDIASADLVNHLLIAEDIDTIMHFAAQTHVDNSFGNSFEFTTNNIYGTHVLLEACKVTKRIKRFIHVSTDEVYGETDMETDVGNAEASQLLPTNPYSATKAGAEMLVMAYHRSYGLPTITTRGNNVYGPNQYPEKLIPKFILLAMKGEQLPIHGNGSNVRSYLYCEDVAEAFDVILHKGGIGHVYNIGTKKERRVLDVAEDICRLSRLDCKKSINYVQDRPFNDQRYFLDDEKLKKLGWQEMTSWEDGLKKTMEWYTMNPNWWGDVATALHPHPRILSTVRSSDDSWLLDDESDHNIN; encoded by the coding sequence ATGTCTAGTGATCCGTATGAACCAAAAAAGATTCTTATAACTGGTGCAGCTGGTTTTATAGCGTCTCATGTGAGCAATAGGTTGATTAAGAATTACCCTAACTACAAGATCGTTGCCCTAGACAAATTAGACTATTGTTCAAGCCTTAAAAACCTTATTCCATCTCGATCCTCTCCAAATTTCAAGTTCGTAAAGGGTGATATCGCGAGTGCTGATCTCGTAAATCACCTCTTGATAGCCGAAGATATTGATACGATCATGCACTTTGCTGCACAGACACATGTGGATAATTCTTTCGGCAACTCTTTCGAATTCACCACCAACAATATTTACGGTACTCATGTTCTTCTCGAAGCGTGTAAGGTTACAAAAAGAATCAAACGGTTCATTCATGTGAGTACGGATGAAGTTTACGGAGAAACTGACATGGAGACTGACGTGGGAAACGCCGAGGCTTCTCAGCTTCTGCCTACAAATCCTTATTCAGCTACAAAAGCTGGTGCTGAAATGCTTGTGATGGCTTACCATAGATCTTATGGTCTTCCTACAATTACTACTAGAGGTAATAATGTGTACGGACCTAACCAATACCCCGAAAAGCTGATCCCAAAATTTATTCTCCTCGCGATGAAAGGCGAGCAATTGCCGATACATGGAAATGGATCGAATGTGAGAAGCTACTTATATTGCGAAGATGTTGCTGAGGCGTTCGATGTGATTTTACACAAAGGTGGTATAGGGCATGTTTATAATATCGGAACGAAAAAAGAGAGACGAGTTTTGGATGTGGCGGAGGATATATGCAGGCTATCCAGATTAGACTGTAAAAAGTCGATAAATTATGTTCAAGATCGGCCTTTCAATGATCAAAGGTATTTTTTAGATGATGAAAAGTTGAAGAAGCTTGGGTGGCAAGAAATGACTTCTTGGGAGGACGGCTTAAAGAAGACGATGGAATGGTATACCATGAATCCAAATTGGTGGGGTGATGTTGCTACTGCTCTGCATCCGCATCCGCGTATCTTGTCGACGGTTCGTTCCAGTGATGATTCTTGGTTGTTGGACGATGAAAGTGATCACAATATTAATTAG